The Malus sylvestris chromosome 12, drMalSylv7.2, whole genome shotgun sequence genome contains a region encoding:
- the LOC126593514 gene encoding ethylene-responsive transcription factor ERF024-like: MYTTNTTTTSISTGSTTTTSSSTGSTTTSTGRHPTYRGIRRRSSGKWVSEIREPKKPNRIWLGTFTTPEMAAVAYDVAAIALKGQDAELNFPNSASSLPVPASTSPRDIQAAASSAAAAMGVAIDHGSYSRSEVQGDQQDAHQAHKTVDEADRLMLNQEFVDEDLIFNMPNVLVNMAEGMLLSPPRLDIAGDDAIGADQEQGDHNLWKFN; the protein is encoded by the coding sequence ATGTACACCACAAATACAACTACAACATCAATCAGTACGGGAAGTACTACTACAACATCAAGCAGTACTGGAAGTACTACTACTTCCACTGGGCGTCACCCAACGTACCGCGGTATACGGCGCAGGAGCAGTGGAAAATGGGTCTCAGAAATCCGAGAGCCCAAAAAACCTAATAGGATTTGGCTAGGCACATTTACCACACCCGAAATGGCTGCGGTTGCTTATGACGTGGCTGCTATCGCTCTCAAGGGTCAAGATGCTGAGCTCAACTTCCCCAACTCCGCTTCTTCATTGCCCGTGCCAGCCTCCACTTCACCACGTGACATCCAGGCGGCAGCATCCTCCGCTGCTGCTGCCATGGGAGTTGCAATTGATCACGGTTCTTATTCAAGGAGTGAGGTGCAGGGTGATCAGCAAGATGCTCATCAGGCTCATAAGACAGTTGATGAGGCTGATAGATTAATGTTGAATCAGGAGTTTGTTGATGAGGATCTGATCTTCAATATGCCTAACGTTCTAGTGAACATGGCTGAGGGAATGCTTCTTAGCCCTCCTCGCTTGGACATAGCTGGCGATGATGCTATAGGTGCTGATCAAGAACAAGGAGACCATAACCTTtggaaatttaattaa
- the LOC126593517 gene encoding UPF0481 protein At3g47200-like → MGPNPPQKQQQPNNNSHPIRIWEANKDLLGTMYQIMSEPPRLLSNAAGKPSCCILRVPQSLVEINGKSYNPHIVSIGPYHRGETRLKMIEEHKWKYLGSLLARTEPKGLTLRDYLKALEPLEQKARECYSESINLSTDEFLEMLVLDGCFIIELFRKFGLLVRFERDDPLVNMVWIIPFLARDFLRLENQMPYFVLLTLFDLTTMEEHKENGKSLSLLALEFFNNHMQRPDHVIQKHHNLTGMHLLDLLRSSVIPPGHEEPRSSNTIPTHTIHCVSKLRRAGIKLNLGKDESFLVIKFKSGVIEMPPITIDDFMSSFLLNCVAYEQCHKSSSKHITTYATLLDCLVNTYKDVEYLCDRDIIENCFGNDGEVARFINNLGKDVAFDMDRCYLAKLFNDVHHYYGNTWHVQWASFKYTYFDTPWSFISAFAALILLILTFMQTFYTVLSYYHP, encoded by the exons ATGGGCCCCAATCCACCGCAAAAACAGCAACAACCCAACAACAACAGTCATCCAATCCGCATCTGGGAAGCGAACAAGGATCTGTTGGGCACCATGTACCAGATCATGTCAGAACCCCCAAGACTCCTAAGCAATGCAGCAGGAAAACCCTCCTGCTGCATCCTCAGAGTCCCACAGAGCCTTGTCGAGATAAACGGTAAGTCCTACAACCCCCACATCGTCTCAATCGGTCCTTACCACAGAGGAGAGACACGTCTCAAGATGATCGAAGAGCACAAGTGGAAATACCTGGGTTCCTTGCTTGCAAGGACAGAGCCCAAAGGTTTGACTTTAAGGGACTACTTGAAGGCCTTGGAGCCATTGGAACAAAAAGCTAGAGAGTGTTACTCAGAAAGCATAAATCTTAGCACGGATGAATTTTTGGAAATGTTGGTTCTTGATGGTTGCTTTATAATCGAATTGTTTCgaaaatttgggcttttggttcggttcgagCGTGACGATCCTCTTGTTAACATGGTTTGGATAATCCCATTTTTGGCTAGGGATTTTCTTAGGCTTGAAAATCAAATGCCCTACTTTGTTCTTCTGACCTTGTTTGATCTCACAACTATGGAAGAACATAAAGAAAATGGGAAGTCATTGTCGTTGCTTGCCTTGGAATTCTTCAACAACCATATGCAGAGGCCTGATCATGTCATTCAAAAGCACCACAATCTTACAG GTATGCATTTGCTTGACTTGTTACGCTCAAGTGTTATACCACCAGGCCATGAAGAGCCACGTAGCAGCAACACCATCCCAACACATACCATCCACTGTGTCTCGAAGCTTCGCCGTGCCGGAATTAAGCTCAATCTGGGCAAGGACGaaagcttcttggtgatcaaATTCAAGAGCGGTGTCATCGAAATGCCGCCTATAACAATCGACGATTTCATGAGCTCGTTCTTACTGAATTGTGTGGCCTATGAGCAATGCCACAAGTCAAGTTCTAAGCACATCACCACCTACGCCACATTGCTCGATTGCCTTGTGAACACATACAAGGATGTTGAGTATTTGTGTGACCGTGACATCATCGAGAATTGCTTTGGGAACGATGGGGAAGTTGCTCGATTTATTAATAATTTGGGGAAGGATGTAGCTTTTGATATGGATAGATGTTacttggctaagttgttcaatGATGTGCATCACTATTATGGGAATACTTGGCATGTTCAATGGGCTAGCTTCAAGTACACTTATTTTGATACTCCATGGTCCTTCATATCTGCGTTTGCTGCTCTGATTTTGTTGATACTCACCTTCATGCAGACCTTCTACACTGTTTTGAGCTATTACCATCCTTGA